In the genome of Curtobacterium sp. MCLR17_036, the window GTCGCCGATCTTCACGAGGGCGGTGCCGACCTCGACGGTCTCGTCCTCGGGGACGAGGATCTCCTCGATGACGCCGGCGATCGGCGACGGGATCTCGGTGTCGACCTTGTCGGTCGAGACCTCGAGCAGCGGCTCGTCGACCTCGACCCGGTCACCGACGTTCTTCAGCCATCGGGTCACCGTGCCCTCGGTGACGCTCTCGCCGAGCGCCGGGAGGTTGACGGATTCGCTCATCGGGTGGACTCCTCTTCGCAGGGGTGGTTCGTGGTGGTGGTCATGGTGTTCACAGGGCGTGCAGCGGCTTGCCCGCGAGGTGCAGGAAGGCCTCGCCGAGGGCTTCGTTCTGGGTGGGGTGGGCGTGCACCAGGGGAGCGACGTCCTCCGGGTGGGCCTCCCAGTTCACGGCGAGCTGTGCCTCGCCGATCAGCTCGCCGACGCGCGCGCCGATCATGCTGACGCCGACGACCGGGCCGTCGACGACACGCACGACCTTCACCGAACCGGAGGTGCCGATGATGTGGCTCTTGCCGTTGCCGGCCAGGTTGTACTCGTACGAGTCCACCTTGTCGGCGCCGTACTGCTCTTCGGCCTTCGACTGCGACAGGCCGACCGAGGCGACCTCGGGGTCGGAGTACGTGACCTTCGGGATGTTCTTGTCCTCGATGATCACCGGGTTGAGCCCGGCGATCTCCTCGGCGACGAACATGCCCTGCTGGAAGCCGCGGTGCGCGAGCTGCAGGCCGGGGACGATGTCGCCGACGGCGTAGACGTTCGGCAGGTTGGTTGCGAGGCGCTCGTTCGTGGTGACGAAGCCGCGGTCCATGGCGACGCCGACCTCCTCGAAGCCGACGTTCTGCGTGACCGGGCCGCGGCCGACCGCGACGAGGAGGACGTCCCCGTCGAAGGTCTTGCCGTCCTCGAGGGTGACGACGACGCCGTTCTCGTGCTGCTCGACGCCCTGGAACCGGACACCGAGCGAGAACTCGATGCCGCGCTTGCGGAACGCGCGCTCGAGCTGCTTCGACATCGATTCGTCCTCGGCCGGCACGAGGTGCGGGAGCGCCTCGACGATCGTGACCTCGGCGCCGAAGGACTTCCAGACGCTGGCGAACTCGACGCCGATGACGCCGCCGCCCAGGATGACGACCTTGTTCGGCACGTAGTCCATGCGGAGGGCGGTGTCGGAGGTGATCACGCGGCCGCCGATCTCGAGCCCCGGCAGGGACTTCGAGTAGGAGCCGGTCGCGAGCACGACGTTCTTGCCGGTGACGGTCTGGTCGCCCACCTGGACGGTGTTCTGCGAGGTCAGGCGGCCCCAGCCCTCGACGACGGTGATGCCGCGGGCCTTGATGAGGCCCTGCAGGCCCTTGTACTTCGAGTTGATGACGCCCTGCTGGTACTCGATGACCTTGGGCACCTCGACACCGGCGAACTCGGCGATGACGCCGTACTTCTCGGCGTCACGGGTCCCGTCGGCGATCTCGGCGGCGTGCAGCAGCGCCTTCGTGGGGATGCAGCCGCGGTGCAGGCACGTCCCTCCGAGCTTGTCGCCCTCGATGAGCGCGACGCTCATGCCGAGCTCGGCGGCCCGCAGCGCTGCGGCGTACCCACCGCTCCCGCCACCGAGGACCACGACGTCGTAAGTCTGTTCCGTCACCTGGTGCAACTCCCTCGTGCGTGTCGGGCCGGTCGGGCCCGCGTGGACACCGCGGTGGCGGCGTCCGACGGTCGGACCGCGTGGTTCCGGTCCCGTCCCGTGCAGTACCGGTGGGAGGCGCTCCGGAGCGCCGTGCCCACCGGTACCAAACCTACTACTCGGACTGGAGGTCTTCTGCGAGCGCGATGAGGGTGCGGACCATGACGGCCGTCGCGCCCTTGCCGAGCCAGCCGTAGCCGCCGCCCTTGTGCTCGGACGGACCGGCGATGTCGAGGTGCGCCCACGGGATGCCCTCGCCGACGAAGCGCTCCAGGAACGCACCGGCCAGCAGCATGCCACCGGCCGTGTTGCCGACGGTGGCGTTGAGCATGTCGGCGATCTCGCTGCCGAGTCGCGACCCCATCTCCTCGGGCAGCGGCATCGGCCAGATCGGCTCCGCGACGGAGCCGGCGATCGCGCGGACACGCTCGACCAGGTCGTCGCTGCCCATCAGGCCGGTGGTGCGCTCACCGAGCGCGACGACCTGTGCGCCGGTCAGGGTGGCGACGTCGACGATCGCGTCGGGGTGCTCGAGCGAGGCAGCGGCCATCGCGTCACCGAGCACGAGACGGCCCTCGGCGTCGGTGTTCGTCACCTCGACGGTCTTGCCGTTCTTCAGCGTCAGGACGTCGCCCGGGCGGGTCGCCGAACCCGAGGGCATGTTCTCGGCGAGGGCGAGCCAGGCGGTCACGCGCACGTCGAGACCGAGCCGGGCGGCGGCGACGGTGGCGGCCAGGACGGTCGCGGCGCCGGTCATGTCGGTCTTCATGCCGAGCATCGACGCGGCCGGCTTGAGCGAGAGGCCGCCCGAGTCGAAGGTGATGCCCTTCCCGACGAGGGCCAGGTGCTTCGTCGCCGACTCCGGTGCGTACCGGACGACCACGAGTCGCGGCGGGCGGACCGAGCCGCGGCCGACGCCGAGGATGCCCCCGAAGCCCTGCTCCTCGAGCGCGTGCTCGTCGAGCACCTCGACGGTGAGCGGCAGGCCGTCGGCCAGGCCGGTCGCGACGTCGGCCACGTCGGACGGGCCGAGGTCGCCGGCGGCGGTGTTCACGAGGTCGCGGACCAGGGCGGCGGCGTCGCCGACGACGGTCGGGCGCACGGTCGCGTCGGTGACGTCGGCGGGGGCCACGACCTCGATGCGCTGCTCACCGCGGGTCGGGCCGGTGCTGCCGGCGCCCTTGTGCCGGGTGAAGGCGTAGGCGCCGAGCGCGGCGCCCTCGAGCGCGGCGTCGACGAGCTCCGCGGAGTCGGTCGGCAGCGCGAGGACGATCGAGGCGGCGTGCGGGAGCTGGCGGACGGCGCTGCCGGCCGCTGCGCGGACCGCTGCGGCGTCGGCGGACGAGCCGAGCCCGACGAGCGCGATCGACGACGCGGTGACGCCGGTGCCCGGGATGCGCACGAGCTGGTCCTTGGCGCCCGTGACACCGATCGCGGCGAGGTCGAGGTCGGCGAGGGCCGCCACGGCGCCGAGCGCGCTCGGTGCGACGGTCGCACCGGTCGTCGCGTCGGTTGCAGCGCCGGACGGAGCGGGGCGGACCCCGACGACGAGGACGTCGGCGGCGGTGGTCTCGGGGGAGGAAGTGGTGGTGGAGAGCGTCGGTCGGACCATGCTCCAAGCCTATCCACGCGGTGTTCGCTGACGGCGTGGCCTGCGCGCACGGGACCGTCGGACGCCCCGCCTAGCATGGGGACGGTGAACCACCCCGAGGAGCTCTACACCTTCGACCCGGACGCCCCGAGCGTCCCCGTCGGGCTGCACCTGGTCGCCGGACTGACCGGGTTCGCCGACGCCGGCGCCGCGGTCGCGCAGGTCACCACGTCGATCCTCGAGGACCTGGACACCCAGCTCGTCGCCGAGTTCGACCCCGACGCCCTGCTCGACTGGCGGGCCCGCCGGCCGGCGATCACCTTCGAGCACGACCACATCGCCGCGGTCGAGCCGCCGCGCCTCACGCTGCACCTCGTCCGCGACGAGATCGGGCAGCCGTTCCTCTTCCTGTCGGGCTACGAGCCGGACTTCCAGTGGAACCGGTTCGTCCGCGCCGTCACCGAGCTCGCCGAGCGCCTGCAGGTCGTCGAGACCACGTGGGTGCAGGCGATCCCGATGCCGGTGCCGCACACCCGGCCGATCAACCTCACCGTGTCCGGCACCCGGGCCGACCTCGTCGAGCAGATGAGCGTCTGGAAGCCCGAGACCCAGGCGCCGGCGAACGTCCTGCACCTCGTCGAGCACCGCCTGGCCGAGTCCGGTGCCCAGGTCACCGGGCTGGTGCTGCTCGTGCCGCACTACCTGGCCGACACCGAGTTCCCCGACGCCGCCGTCGCGGCGCTGTCCGGCATCGCAGCTGCCACCGGCCTCATCTTCCCGACCGACGCGTTACGCGAGTCGGGTCGCGAGTTCCTGACGCGGGTCGACGAGCAGGTTGCCGGCAACGGTGAGCTCGAACGGCTCGTCTCCGTGCTCGAGGAACGCCACGACACCTACATGGAGGGCAACCCGGTCGGGTCGCCGCTGACCGGCGTCGACGGTCAGGTCCCGACGGCCGACGCGATCGCCGCCGAGCTCGAGCGCTTCCTCGCCGACCGCCGGAGCCAGGGCGAGCCGGGGGAGTGACCGGCCAGGAGGCCCGGGGGGCCTCCGCCACGCACGTCGTCACCCTGCGCGACATGCGTCGTTCATCCGCCCCGCGTCCCCGGGACCGGCCGGCGTCCCCGACGCGGACCGGCGTCGGTAGCCTGTCCTGGTGAACTCCCGTCGTGCCTTCCTCATCTGGGGGGTCGCGGTCCTCGCCTACGTCCTCGCCGTCGTGCAGCGCTCCTCGCTCGGGGTGTCCGGTGTCGACGCACAGGAGCGGTTCGCGGTCTCCGCAGCGGTGCTGTCCACCCTCGCCGTGGTGCAGATCGCCGTCTACGCCGCCCTGCAGATCCCGGTCGGGATCGCCCTCGACCGCATCGGACCCCGCCGGCTGCTCGTCATCGGTGCCGTCCTGCTCGTCGTCGGCCAGGCGGTGGTCGCGGTCTCGCCGTCGATCGTTCCGGCGATCGCGGGCCGCGTGCTCGTCGGCGCCGGCGACGCGATGACGTTCATCTCGGTCATCCGCCTCGTCCCGATGTGGTTCAGCGGCCGGATCCTGCCGCAGATCTCGCAGTGGACCGGCAACCTCGGCCAGGTCGGCCAGATCCTGTCGGCGTTCCCCTTCGCGGTGCTGCTGCACACGGCGGGGTGGACCCCCGCGTTCGGCGTCGCCGCGGCCGCGAGCGCGGTCGGGCTCGTGCTCGTCGTCGTCTTCGTGCGGAACGGTCCGGTCCCCGCGCGCACCGGGTCCATCCCGCTCCCGGGTTCCTGGGGCGGTGCGTTCCGGACGTTCGGGCACGCGCTCCGCCGCCCCGGCACCCAGCTCGGGTTCTGGTCGCACTACGTGACGCAGTCGTCCGGGACCGTGTTCTCGCTGCTCTGGGGCGTGCCGATGCTGCGCGGGCTCGGCTACACCCCCGGCGAGGCCGCGGGGTTCCTCACCGTGATCGTGCTGGTCGGCTTCGTCGCCGGTCCCGCGCTCGGCGTGCTCTGCGCCCGCTTCCCGATGCGGCGGTCGAACCTGGTGCTCGGGGCGGTCGTCCTGCTCGCCGTGGTGTGGACAGCGATCCTGCTCTGGCCGGGGCACCCGCCGACCTGGCTGCTCGTGCTGCTGGTCGTCGCGATGGGCATCGGCGGCCCGGGGTCGCTCATCGGGTTCGACTTCGCGCGCACCTTCAACCCCGTCGGGTCGCTCGGCTCGGCGAACGGGATCGTGAACGTGGGCGGGTTCCTGGCGGCCTTCGTGATGATGTACCTCATCGGGCTGGTGCTCGACGTCGCTGCGGGGGTCACCGGCGAGACGGTCTTCGCCTGGGACAACTTCCGCGTCGCGCTCACCGTGCAGTACCTCGTGGTCGGGTTCGGGGTCGCGATGCTGCTGCACGCACGCCGCCGGACACGGCGCCAGCTGCACGCGGAAGAGGGAATACGCGTCGGCCCGCTCTGGGTTGCCCTCGTTGCACGCCTGCGGAAGCGGTCCGTGCAATAATGATCACGGACCCGTTCGGGCTCCCTCGTCCGTCAGTGCTCTCCAGAGCGCCGCGAACGCGGGGGACTTGACATGGGTCCTAGTGCTGCCCGGAACGGTAGGACTCGTCCGACGCGGGGAACCGCGGCGCGGGGCCTGGGGCGGCGAGGGAGGCCACGACCCCACGAACGTGGCACGACGAGAGAGGTGATCGCATGGCTGCCCGGAGCACGACGATCGATCCCACGAAGGACAACGCGCCCGAGGGCACCGCGGACGAGACCGCGGAGACCGAGGGCACGGCCGCGCCGAAGAAGCGCGCCACGAAGGCCCCCGCCAAGAAGGCACCGGCGAAGAAGGCCGCCCCGAAGGCGAAGAAGACCGACGCCGTCGACGAGGCCATCGCCTCCGACGAGCCCGTCGAGGAGCCGACCGACGAAGCCGACGAGACCGAGGACAAGACGGTCAAGCCGGACGCCGCAGCCGCGGTGGCCGCAGGGGCGCTCGTCATCTCGCAGACCGACGACGACGAGGCGCCGGTCTACTCGACGACCATCACGGGTGCGACCGCCGACCCGGTGAAGGACTACCTGAAGCAGATCGGCAAGGTCGCGCTGCTCAACGCCGAGCAGGAGGTCGAGCTCGCGATGCGCATCGAGGCCGGCCTGTTCGCCGAGGACAAGCTGCAGCACGCGACCGGGCTCTCCAAGCCCGCCGAGCGCGAGCTCCGCTGGGTCGCCCGCGACGGTCAGCGTGCGAAGTCGCACCTGCTCGGCGCGAACCTCCGCCTGGTCGTGTCGCTCGCCAAGCGCTACACCGGTCGCGGCATGCAGTTCCTCGACCTCATCCAGGAGGGCAACCTGGGCCTGATCCGTGCGGTCGAGAAGTTCGACTACACCAAGGGCTTCAAGTTCTCGACCTACGCGACGTGGTGGATCCGCCAGGCGATCACCCGCGCCATGGCCGACCAGGCCCGTACCATCCGCATCCCGGTGCACATGGTCGAGGTCATCAACAAGCTCGCCCGCGTCCAGCGGCAGATGCTGCAGGACCTCGGTCGCGAACCCACCCCGGAAGAGCTCGCCCGCGAGCTCGACATGACCCCGGAGAAGGTCGTCGAGGTCCAGAAGTACGGCCGCGAGCCGATCTCGCTGCACACGCCCCTGGGCGAGGACGGCGACTCGGAGTTCGGTGACCTCATCGAGGACACCGAGGCGGTCGTGCCGGCCGACGCGGTGGGCTTCACGATGCTGCAGAAGCAGCTCGAGAGCCTGCTCGACTCCCTGTCCGAGCGCGAGGCCGGTGTCATCCGCATGCGCTTCGGCCTCGGCGACGGCCAGCCGAAGACCCTCGACCAGATCGGTGACACGTTCGGCGTGACGCGTGAGCGCATCCGTCAGATCGAGTCCAAGACGATGGCGAAGCTCCGCCACCCGTCCCGGTCGCAGTCGCTCCGCGACTACCTCGAGTAAGCCGGCATGCGGTTCTTCATCCCGATCCTGATCGGGCGGATCCTCCGCGCCCTCGCCCGTGCGCGGGGCGGCGGGTCCGCCTACCCGGGCTACATCGTGCTCAAGCTCGTGCCGGACTTCCTGCAGCACGTGACGAAGCAGTTCCCGAACGGCGTCGTCTTCGTGCTCGGCTCGAACGGCAAGTCGACGACGACGCACATGATCTCGGACATCGTGCGGGCGCACGGGCTCCGCGTCTTCACGAACCCGTCCGGTGCGAACCTGCCGCAGGGCATCGCGTCGGCGCTGCTGTCCGAGGTCTCGTTGACCGGCAAGCTCAAGGCGGACATCGGCATCCTCGAGGTCGACGAGGCCTTCGCGGTCGAGCTCGCCGGCATCCTGTCGCCGGCGACGGTCACGATGCTCAACGTCCAGGTCGACCAGCTCTACCGGTTCTTCGAGACCGAGCGCGTCGCGGACATGATGCTCGACACCGCTGCCCTGGCGTCGCGCAACGTCATCACGAACCGTGACGACCAGTTCCTCGACGCGTACGCGACGTCCGGCGACCAGCGTGTGCTGCGCTTCGGTGCGAGCGCCGAGGTCGTCGCTGCGGCCCCGAACGGCCTGCAGAACGCCGACGACTTCGACCGTCAGGACGGTCAGGCGAACGAGGCGGACGCCGAGGTCGTCGTGAACACCGGCGACGGCGCGACGATTCGCTTCGACGGCGTTGAGATCCCGGTCCGTCTGCCCGCCCGCGGCCTGCACTACGCGGTCGACGCCGCTGCGGCCACCGCGACGGCGAGTGCCGCCCTCGGCGCGCAGTTCCGCGCGGACGCCGTGACCAAGGCGTTCGGCACGATGAAGCCGGCGTACGGCCGTGGCGAGCGGCTGCCCATCGCTGGTGAGTCCGCCGAGTTCACGATGTTCAAGAACGCCGCGAGTCTGCAGCTCAACCTCGACGCCCTGCCGGACCAGCCCGAGCAGGTCCTCATGGCGATCGACGAGGGCACGCCCGACATCTCGTGGATCTACGACATCGACTTCTCGAAGCTCGACCACGTGGACGTCGTCTCCGGTGACAAGGCGTGGCAGATCGCGATCGCGCTCGAGCACGCCGGTGTCCGCATCGGTCGGGTCGAGCCCGACGTCGAGGCAGCCATCAAGCACATGGAGCAGCTCGGCTCGACGACCCGCGGGACGAAGAACTTCATCGTCAACTACGAGATCATGATGATCGCCCGCAAGGCCCTCGGCCACCCGGACATGGAGAAGACCGCATGACGGCCGACCGGCTGACCATCCTGCACGTCTACCCCCGTCAGATGGGTGTCTCGGGGGACCGCGGCAACGTCGCGGCCATCGTCCGCCGCGCAGCCGCAGCGGACATCGCAACCGAGGTCGTCGAGTACGCACCCGGCGACGTGCTCCCCACGACGGCCGACATCGTCGTGATCGGCAACGGGCCGCTCAGCGCGATGCGGTCACTCGGCGCCGACGTCACCCGCATCGCGGAACCGCTCCGTGCCCTCGCCGCGTCCGGCGTGCCGGTCGTGGCGGTCGGCGGCGGGTTCGACCTCGCGACGAACGAGGTCGTGCCCACCGAGGGAGCGCCCGTGCAGGGCTTCGGTGTGTTCGACGCCCGCGCCGTCCGCGGTGCGGAGCGTCGGGTCAACTACTTCGTCCTCGACACCCGCTACCCGCTGCTGCCGGGAGCGCCGACGCGCCTCGCCGGCTTCGAGGACCACGCGACGCGCATCGAGCTCGCAGACGGTGTCGTCCCCTTCGCGGACGTCGTGTCCGGCGGCGGCAACCAGGCCGGTTCTCCGGTCGAGGGCGCGATCGTCGGGACCTCGTTCGGCACCCACACCCAGGGGCCGATCCTGCCGCTCAACCCGCAGCTCACCGACGGTGTGCTCGCCGCGGCGACGACGCGCCTCGGTCGGGAGTACGCGCCCGATCCCGAGCGGACGGCGGCCATCGACCGCTACGCCCGCGAGGCACGCGCGACCGTCGACCGCTACGTCGACAAGGCGTTCAAGCGCATCGCTTGACGTCGACATCGATCGACACCGAGACGTCGATCGACACCGAGGAAGGCCGGGTCCGAAGAGGGCCCGGCCTTCGTCGTTCCCGCGATGGTGGCAACATCTGGCAACTCCTTCCCGATGCATCCAGCATCTGAAATGTTGGAGGCCGAATAAGGAGGTCACATGCAACGCAACACAATCGTCCTCGCTCTGGTCGGCGCACTCGTCGTCGGCCTGACGGGTGCCGGCGCAGTGGGCCAGGCGGAACCGGCCCAGGCCGCGATGACCCGCATCAGTCCGGCGTGCGCGTCGGTACCGACGACCACGACGGAGTCCGACGGGATCCCGGGCACCATCTTCTACAAGCGGCTCCAGTGCCTGGGCAGCATGGCTGGCTACACCGGACCGATCGACGGCGTGATGGGGCCGAACTCGTGGATCGGGGCATCCAACCAGCTTGCGAAGGGCGGGTACTACCAGGCTCCGGTCGCGTGGGGGTACGAGAGCAAGGACGTCGTCGCAGCGCTGCAGCGGTGGGCGGCCGCGCACGGCCGGTACAGCGGACCGATCGACGGCGTGTGGGGGCCGAACAGCTACCGCGGTGCCGCCTGGGCGCTGAACCGAGCCTTCTAGGCGACCACAGAACGACAGGAGGCGCGGTGCCAGCTGGCACCGCGCCTCCTGTCCGTCGCTCTGGACGTTACTTCGACTCGTAGAGTCGGCTGCTCTCGTCGTGCCACTCGATGGCGGTCGCCGCGAGCTTGTCCTTGAACTCGGCGCCGTGGTGGGCGCAGAAGAAGAGCTCGCCGCTCGACATGGTGGCTCGGATGTAGGCCTGCGCCCCGCAGCTGTCGCAACGGTCGGCGGCGGTCAGCTGGTGGTTGCTGACTTCGTCGATGGAGGGGTCCTGCACGGTCTGGGTCATTGCTGTGCTCCTCACGGATCGCAGGTGGTGCCGGGTGGTTGCACCATTTCAACACGTGATGCCTGAGAACGATGCATCCTGCAGCACTGTTTCGCTCAGCGCGGACCGGTTGTCCCCAGTGCGAGTGTCCTCGTCAGGGGTGTCGGTGCGGCTCGCTAGCCTTGGGGGGTGAGCTCCGACTACTCCGCACGCCATCTCTCCGTCCTCGAAGGGCTCGAGGCGGTCCGGAAGCGTCCCGGCATGTACATCGGCTCGACCGACTCCCGCGGGCTCATGCACTGCCTGTGGGAGATCATCGACAACTCCGTGGACGAAGCCCTGGCGGGGCACGGTGACGAGATCGGCGTCGTGCTGCACGCCGACGGGTCGGTCGAGGTGCGCGACACCGCGCGCGGCATCCCGGTCGACGTCGAGCCGAAGACCGGGCTCACCGGGGTCGAGGTCGTGTTCACCAAGCTGCACGCCGGCGGCAAGTTCGGATCCGGGTCCTACGCGGCCTCCGGTGGTCTGCACGGGGTCGGCGCATCCGTCGTGAACGCCCTGTCGGAACGGCTCGACGTCGAGGTCGACCGCGGCGGCAAGACCTACGCCATGTCGTTCCACCGCGGTGAGCCCGGCACGTTCGACGACGCGAAGGGGATCGGCCCGGACGCACCCTTCACGCCCTTCACCTCGGGCAGTGAGCTCCGCGTCGTCGGCAAGGTCAAGAAGGGCGTCACGGGTTCACGCATCCGCTACTGGGCCGACCGGCAGATCTTCACGGCCGACGCCCGCTTCAGCACCGACGACCTCGTCACCCGCGCCCGACAGACGGCGTTCCTCGTGCCGGGGCTCGGCATCACCATCACCGACTCGCGGGTGTCCTCGATCGAGGCCGCTGCCGCACGCGCCGAGGCGACCGGCACCGCCGTGGAGACCGGCCCGGTCGTCGAGCGCTTCCGGTACGAGGGCGGCATCGGCGAGTTCGTCGAGCACCTGGCCGTCGACACCGCCATCACCGACGTCTGGCGCATCCAGGGCACGGGCACCTTCACCGAGACGGTCCCGATGCTCGACGACAAGGGGCACATGGTGTCCACGTCGGTCGAGCGTTCCTGCGAGGTCGACGTCGCGCTCCGCTGGGGCAGCGGGTACGAGACCGTGTTCCGGAGCTTCGTCAACATCATCGCGACGCCGAAGGGCGGGACCCACCAGGCCGGGTTCGAGTCCGGTCTCGTGAAGGCCGTGCGGGCACAGGTCGAGGCGAACGCCCGCAAGCTCAAGGTCGGGCAGGACAAGCTCGACAAGGACGACGTCCTCGCGGGCCTGACCGCCGTGTTGACCGTCCGGCTGCCGGAGCCGCAGTTCGAGGGACAGACGAAGGAGATCCTCGGCACCCCGGCCGTGCGCAAGATCGTCGACCAGGTGGTGTCGAAGCGGATGACCGAGCTCCTCACCTCGACGCAGCGCGCAGAGAAGGCGCAGGCGGCGACCCTCCTCGAGAAGGTCGTCTCCGAGATGAAGACCCGCATCTCCGCCCGCGCCCACAAGGAGACCCAGCGGCGCAAGAACGCGCTCGAGAACTCCTCGCTGCCGACGAAGCTCGCCGACTGCCGCTCGCAGGAGACCGAGGGCACCGAGCTGTTCATCGTCGAGGGGGACTCGGCGCTCGGCACGGCGAAGCTCGCGCGGAACAGCGAGTACCAGGCGCTGCTGCCGATCCGCGGCAAGATCCTCAACGTGCAGAAGGCGTCCGTCTCGGACATGCTGTCGAACGTCGAGTGCGCCTCGATCATCCAGGTCATCGGCGCCGGCTCCGGCCGCACGTTCGAGATCGACCAGGCGCGCTACGGCAAGGTCATCATCATGTCCGACGCCGACGTCGACGGCGCGCACATCCGCACCCTGCTGCTGACGCTCTTCTTCCGCTACATGCGCCCGATGATCGAGCAGGGACGGGTCTTCGCGGCCGTGCCGCCGCTGCACCGGGTCGTCGTCGTGAACCGCGGCAAGCCGAACGACACGTTGTACACGTACTCCGAGCAGGAGCTCCAGCGGGTCCTCAAGAAGCTCGAGAAGACCGGCAAGAAGTACCAGGAGCCGATCCAGCGCTACAAGGGTCTGGGGGAGATGGACGCCGACCAGCTCGCCGAGACCACGATGGACCGGACCCACCGCACCCTGCGACGGGTGAACATCAGCGATGCCGAGAGCGCCGCCAAGGTGTTCGAGCTGCTCATGGGCAACGACGTCGCCCCGCGCAAGGAGTTCATCCTGGCCGGCGAGGGGCTGGACCGGGACCGCATCGACGCGTAGCGGGTGCGCTGCGGCCGCGTCGTGCGGTTGGCCGGCTGCTCGGCTGTCCGGCTGGCTGTGCAGCTGCGCTGCGGTATGCGGTGCCGCGAAGGCGACTCGGTGCCGCGAAAGCGACTCGGTGCCGGGAAAG includes:
- a CDS encoding DNA topoisomerase IV subunit B; the encoded protein is MSSDYSARHLSVLEGLEAVRKRPGMYIGSTDSRGLMHCLWEIIDNSVDEALAGHGDEIGVVLHADGSVEVRDTARGIPVDVEPKTGLTGVEVVFTKLHAGGKFGSGSYAASGGLHGVGASVVNALSERLDVEVDRGGKTYAMSFHRGEPGTFDDAKGIGPDAPFTPFTSGSELRVVGKVKKGVTGSRIRYWADRQIFTADARFSTDDLVTRARQTAFLVPGLGITITDSRVSSIEAAAARAEATGTAVETGPVVERFRYEGGIGEFVEHLAVDTAITDVWRIQGTGTFTETVPMLDDKGHMVSTSVERSCEVDVALRWGSGYETVFRSFVNIIATPKGGTHQAGFESGLVKAVRAQVEANARKLKVGQDKLDKDDVLAGLTAVLTVRLPEPQFEGQTKEILGTPAVRKIVDQVVSKRMTELLTSTQRAEKAQAATLLEKVVSEMKTRISARAHKETQRRKNALENSSLPTKLADCRSQETEGTELFIVEGDSALGTAKLARNSEYQALLPIRGKILNVQKASVSDMLSNVECASIIQVIGAGSGRTFEIDQARYGKVIIMSDADVDGAHIRTLLLTLFFRYMRPMIEQGRVFAAVPPLHRVVVVNRGKPNDTLYTYSEQELQRVLKKLEKTGKKYQEPIQRYKGLGEMDADQLAETTMDRTHRTLRRVNISDAESAAKVFELLMGNDVAPRKEFILAGEGLDRDRIDA